One window from the genome of Grus americana isolate bGruAme1 chromosome 14, bGruAme1.mat, whole genome shotgun sequence encodes:
- the LOC129213002 gene encoding LOW QUALITY PROTEIN: protocadherin alpha-2-like (The sequence of the model RefSeq protein was modified relative to this genomic sequence to represent the inferred CDS: inserted 1 base in 1 codon; deleted 2 bases in 1 codon) → MGVCWGPVLRVLVLQAAWALGGGQVRYSVPEEAKAGTVVGRLAQDLGLEAGEPEARRLRLVAQGRRASVEVSGASGALVVSSRLDREELCGKSAPCALRLEVLVERPLRVFHVELEVTDINDNAPLFPAARKNLSLPENSPPGSRFPLEGASDADIGANAQLSYTLSPSEHFGLEMKSKDEKKMLLVLLLTKALDRETMAVHRLVVTASDGGRPALTGTVELVISVLDANDNAPQFNQSVYKVQLPENAAPGTVLLQLTASDKDEGINREIDYFFSNMISTKVQDLFIMDRKSGEIRTAGELDFEDVQSYDLEIEARDKGTPPLSGHSSVELEVLDVNDNAPEVWVTSLSVPVPEDAAAGTVVALLSVSDRDSGANGRVRCAVWPASPFGLVATFAGSYSLVLREALDRERVSEYEVEVRAEDGGSPPLRASRGVRVPVSDVNDNAPSFAQAVYTVLARENNAAGAELARLWARDPDEAGNGRVSYSVAEGVVGGASSGVARRPASSYVSVDAESGRLWALQPLDYEELQVLQFEVRAVDAGEPPLCGNATVQLFVVDENDNAPALLPLAGGGPGVGAPVSAASGPVSGALWAWAAWGAPAGQVVAKIRAVDADSGYNAWLRYELWEPRGKGPFRVGLYSGEVSTARALEEADGPRQRLVIVVRDHGEPARSATATLSVSLVEGAEAALAAAGSSSSSGAGLRPAEGGASSASATNVWLVVAICAVSSLFLLAVVLYGASRWAPRAAVLSGPGPATLVCASEVGSWSYSQRQSRSLCVADGAGKSDLMVFSPNFPPPPPGPAAKETQPEPPALLDTVSGPPXPRPFLGPSSPDAPFSAAPWAGGGGSRARPPWARAVGAWRVLKDLNGAFASAFASLPGPPCSCFGEKSTKGIAAASSSYRPQRRFAALAVVD, encoded by the exons atggGCGTGTGTTGGGGGCCCGTGTTgcgggtgctggtgctgcaggcggCCTGGGCGCTGGGCGGCGGTCAGGTGCGGTACTCGGTGCCGGAGGAAGCCAAGGCCGGGACGGTGGTGGGGCGGCTGGCGCAGGACCTGGGCCTGGAGGCGGGCGAGCCGGAGGCGCGTCGGCTGCGTCTGGTGGCGCAGGGCCGTCGGGCGAGCGTGGAGGTGAGCGGGGCGAGCGGGGCGCTGGTGGTGAGCTCGCGGCTGGACCGGGAGGAGCTGTGCGGGAAGAGCGCGCCGTGCGCCCTGCgcctggaggtgctggtggagcGGCCGCTGCGCGTCTTCCACGTGGAGCTGGAGGTCACGGACATCAACGACAACGCCCCGCTCTTCCCCGCCGCACGCAAAAACCTCAGTTTACCGGAGAACTCTCCTCCCGGGTCTCGGTTCCCGCTGGAGGGCGCGTCGGATGCGGATATCGGAGCCAACGCGCAGCTCTCCTATACACTCAGCCCCAGCGAGCATTTCGGTTTGGAAATGAAATCTAAAGACGAAAAGAAGATGTTACTAGTCCTCTTGTTAACGAAAGCTCTGGACCGCGAGACGATGGCTGTGCACCGTTTGGTGGTGACGGCGAGTGACGGGGGCCGTCCGGCGCTGACGGGCACGGTGGAGCTGGTGATCTCGGTGCTGGATGCGAACGACAACGCGCCCCAGTTCAACCAGTCGGTGTATAAAGTGCAGCTGCCGGAAAATGCTGCCCCGGGAACTGTGTTACTCCAGCTAACAGCGTCAGACAAAGATGAGGGAATTAATCGAGAGATAGATTATTTCTTTAGCAACATGATTTCTACCAAAGTCCAGGACTTGTTCATAATGGACAGAAAATCGGGGGAGATACGCACTGCCGGTGAATTGGATTTCGAGGACGTTCAGTCGTACGACCTGGAGATCGAAGCGAGAGACAAAGGGACGCCCCCTTTGTCCGGTCACAGCAGCGTGGAGCTGGAGGTGCTGGAcgtgaacgacaacgcgccggAGGTGTGGGTGACGTCGCTGTCGGTGCCGGTGCCGGAGGACGCGGCGGCGGGGACGGTGGTGGCGCTGCTGAGCGTGTCGGACCGGGACTCGGGGGCGAACGGGCGGGTGCGCTGCGCGGTGTGGCCGGCGTCGCCGTTCGGGCTGGTGGCGACGTTCGCGGGCTCGTACTCGCTGGTGCTGCGGGAGGCGCTGGACCGGGAGCGGGTGTCGGAGTACGAGGTGGAGGTGCGGGCGGAGGACGGCGGGTCGCCGCCGCTGCGCGCCAGCCGCGGGGTGCGTGTGCCGGTGTCGGAcgtgaacgacaacgcgccgTCGTTCGCGCAGGCCGTGTACACGGTGCTGGCGCGGGAGAACAACGCGGCGGGCGCGGAGCTGGCGCGGCTGTGGGCGCGGGACCCGGACGAGGCGGGCAACGGTCGCGTGAGCTACTCGGTGGCGGAGGGCGTCGTCGGGGGCGCGTCGTCGGGCGTGGCGCGGCGGCCGGCGTCGAGCTACGTGTCGGTGGACGCGGAGAGCGGGCGGCTGTGGGCGCTGCAGCCGTTGGACTAcgaggagctgcaggtgctgcagttCGAGGTGCGGGCGGTGGACGCGGGGGAGCCGCCGCTGTGCGGCAACGCCACGGTGCAGCTCTTCGTGGTGGACgagaacgacaacgcgccggCGCTGCTGCCGCTTGCGGGCGGCGGTCCGGGCGTGGGGGCGCCGGTCTCGGCGGCGTCGGGGCCGGTCTCGGGGGCGCTGTGGGCGTGGGCGGCGTGGGGGGCGCCGGCGGGGCAGGTGGTGGCGAAGATCCGCGCGGTGGACGCGGACTCGGGCTACAACGCGTGGCTGCGCTACGAGCTGTGGGAGCCGCGGGGGAAGGGCCCGTTCCGCGTGGGGCTGTACAGCGGCGAGGTGAGCACGGCGCGGGCGCTGGAGGAGGCGGACGGCCCGCGGCAGCGGCTGGTGATCGTGGTGCGGGACCACGGGGAGCCGGCGCGCTCGGCCACGGCCACGCTGAGCGTGTCGCTGGTGGAGGGCGCCGAGGCGGCGCTGGCGGCCGCGGGCTCGTCGTCGtcgtcgggggcggggctgcggccggcGGAGGGCGGCGCGTCGTCGGCGTCGGCGACGAACGtgtggctggtggtggccatcTGCGCGGTGTCGAGCCTGTTCCTGCTGGCGGTGGTGCTGTACGGGGCGTCGCGGTGGGCGCCGCGGGCGGCCGTGCTGTCGGGGCCCGGGCCGGCGACGCTGGTGTGCGCCAGCGAAGTGGGGAGCTGGTCGTACTCGCAGCGCCAGAGCCGGAGCCTGTGCGTGGCGGACGGCGCGGGCAAGAGCGACCTGATGGTTTTCAGCCCCAActtcccgccgccgccgcccggccccgcggcgaaGGAGACGCAGCCGGAGCCGCCCGCTCTGCTGGACACGGTCAGTGGCCCTC TTCCTCGTCCTTTCCTCGGCCCTTCCTCGCCCGACGCCCCCTTCTCGGCCGCGCCCTGGGCAGGCGGTGGTGGGAGCCGGGCTCGGCCCCCGTGGGCG CGGGCGGTGGGTGCTTGGCGGGTGCTTAAGGATCTGAATGGCGCCTTTGCATCTGCCTTCGCGTCCTTGCCGGGGCCGCCCTGCTCTTGCTTTGGTGAAAAAAGCACGAAAGGTATTGCCGCAGCCAGCAGCAGTTACCGTCCGCAGCGGAGGtttgctgctctggct GTTGTGGATTGA